The following coding sequences lie in one Listeria ivanovii subsp. londoniensis genomic window:
- the map gene encoding type I methionyl aminopeptidase: MITLKSRREIDEMKEAGKILANTHKEIKKIIKPGITTWDLEVFTEEYLRKNGATPEQKGFEGYEYAICASINDEICHGFPRKQKLNEGDIVTVDMVVNYRGALADSAWTYAVGEIPDDVKHLMDVTHKALYLGIEQAQVGSRIGDIGHAIQTYVEAENLAVVREFIGHGVGPTLHEKPDVPHFGAAGKGPRLKEGMVITIEPMVNMGAWKAKMDDNGWTARTVDGSLSAQYEHTLAITKDGPEILTYQGEND; this comes from the coding sequence ATGATTACACTTAAATCAAGACGCGAAATTGATGAGATGAAAGAAGCAGGAAAAATTTTAGCAAACACACATAAAGAAATTAAAAAAATCATTAAACCTGGTATCACTACTTGGGATTTAGAAGTTTTTACCGAAGAATATTTACGTAAAAATGGAGCAACTCCTGAGCAAAAAGGTTTTGAAGGATATGAGTATGCGATTTGTGCCAGTATCAATGACGAAATTTGTCATGGTTTCCCCCGCAAACAAAAACTAAATGAAGGCGACATTGTCACGGTAGATATGGTTGTTAACTATCGCGGGGCCCTTGCTGATTCTGCTTGGACTTATGCAGTTGGCGAAATTCCAGATGATGTAAAGCATTTAATGGATGTAACGCATAAAGCACTTTATTTAGGAATTGAACAAGCCCAGGTTGGCTCAAGAATTGGCGATATCGGTCATGCGATTCAAACGTATGTAGAAGCGGAAAATCTTGCGGTTGTTCGAGAATTTATTGGTCACGGGGTTGGACCAACGTTACATGAAAAACCAGATGTACCTCATTTTGGTGCTGCTGGAAAAGGGCCACGTTTAAAAGAAGGTATGGTTATTACTATCGAACCAATGGTCAACATGGGAGCATGGAAAGCGAAAATGGACGACAATGGCTGGACTGCGAGAACAGTGGATGGTTCGCTTTCGGCTCAGTATGAACATACACTTGCAATTACAAAAGATGGCCCAGAAATTTTAACATATCAAGGTGAAAATGATTAA
- a CDS encoding flavodoxin → MTKVMIVYASMTGNTQEIADILGEELEKYDIEVEIEECISVDPEDLLEYDGALIGGYTYDDGQLPDEFVDFYEDMADVDFSGKVCASFGSGDTFYDEYCLTVDLVETRLKEQGAIVPVAGLKVDLDPDEEDVVRAESYAKTFVDALKG, encoded by the coding sequence ATGACAAAAGTAATGATCGTTTATGCCAGCATGACTGGTAACACACAAGAAATTGCCGATATTCTAGGAGAAGAATTAGAAAAATATGATATTGAAGTGGAAATTGAAGAATGTATCTCGGTTGATCCAGAAGATTTACTGGAATATGATGGTGCATTAATCGGTGGCTATACTTACGATGATGGGCAACTTCCAGATGAATTTGTTGATTTTTATGAAGATATGGCTGATGTTGATTTTAGCGGCAAAGTTTGTGCTTCATTTGGCTCAGGCGATACTTTTTATGATGAATATTGTTTAACCGTTGATTTAGTTGAAACTCGTCTAAAAGAACAAGGTGCTATCGTTCCAGTTGCTGGTTTAAAAGTAGATCTTGATCCTGACGAAGAAGATGTAGTTCGCGCCGAAAGCTATGCAAAAACATTTGTTGACGCATTAAAAGGATAA
- a CDS encoding aminopeptidase — MTVFSEKLEKYAELIVKVGVNVQPEQKVVIMAPVDAAPLVRLISKYAFEVGAEDVIMDWRDEVLGALRYKNAPMRVFENAPLHRVAEKTELAKEGACFISITSDDPDILNGVDSNKISTFQKTMGAAMSEFRELMQANVVSWTVVAAASEGWAAKVFPDLTPEEQMATLWEAIFETTRINTDNPVETWKNHDRTLAAKADSLNEKQFTSLHYTAPGTDLTIGLPKNHLWVGAGSKNKKGHEFMANMPTEEVFCCADKLKVEGYVSSTKPLSYAGNIIDDFKITFEKGRIVGVEAASGEEILKDLIATDEGSHYLGEVALVPDPSPISQSGILFYNTLFDENASNHLAIGSAYAFNVKGGEEMSREELEAAGVNNSLTHVDFMIGSSKMDIDGVTESGEVVPVFRNGDWAF, encoded by the coding sequence ATGACCGTATTTAGTGAAAAATTAGAAAAGTATGCAGAATTGATTGTAAAAGTTGGTGTAAATGTACAACCTGAACAGAAAGTGGTAATTATGGCTCCAGTTGATGCTGCCCCACTTGTAAGACTTATTTCAAAGTATGCCTTTGAAGTTGGTGCAGAAGACGTTATTATGGATTGGCGCGATGAAGTATTAGGCGCTTTACGTTATAAAAATGCTCCAATGCGTGTTTTTGAAAACGCGCCGCTTCACCGGGTTGCTGAAAAAACAGAACTTGCTAAAGAAGGCGCTTGTTTTATTTCGATTACTTCTGATGACCCTGATATCCTTAATGGGGTTGATAGCAACAAAATCTCCACATTCCAAAAAACAATGGGCGCGGCAATGAGTGAGTTTCGCGAGTTAATGCAAGCCAATGTAGTAAGCTGGACGGTTGTCGCAGCGGCTTCTGAGGGCTGGGCTGCAAAAGTTTTCCCAGATTTAACTCCAGAAGAGCAGATGGCAACACTTTGGGAAGCTATTTTTGAAACAACGAGAATCAATACCGATAATCCCGTAGAAACTTGGAAAAATCACGACAGAACACTGGCTGCTAAAGCGGACAGTTTAAATGAAAAACAATTTACTTCTTTACATTATACAGCTCCTGGAACCGATCTTACCATTGGTCTTCCGAAAAACCATCTTTGGGTTGGCGCTGGTAGTAAGAATAAAAAAGGACATGAATTCATGGCGAACATGCCGACAGAAGAAGTATTCTGTTGTGCAGACAAACTAAAAGTGGAAGGCTATGTTTCTAGCACCAAACCACTTAGTTATGCAGGAAATATTATTGATGACTTCAAAATCACTTTCGAAAAAGGTCGTATTGTGGGAGTAGAAGCTGCGTCTGGTGAAGAAATTTTAAAAGATTTAATTGCTACAGATGAAGGTTCCCATTATTTAGGAGAAGTAGCATTAGTACCAGACCCTTCCCCTATCTCCCAATCTGGCATTTTGTTCTATAACACCCTGTTTGATGAAAATGCATCGAACCACTTAGCAATCGGCAGTGCGTATGCATTTAATGTAAAAGGTGGCGAAGAAATGTCTCGGGAAGAATTAGAAGCAGCTGGTGTTAATAATAGTTTAACCCATGTGGACTTCATGATTGGTTCTTCTAAAATGGACATCGATGGTGTAACCGAATCTGGTGAAGTTGTTCCTGTTTTCCGTAATGGTGACTGGGCGTTCTAA
- a CDS encoding MDR family MFS transporter: MKFKTWDINLKVRLFGEALLDISFWMVFPFLTIYFSESIGRELTSVLLIVSQILAVFTALLGGYFADNFGRKRMMSISVIGEGFGFLVFAIGALHIVDSPYLSFAGFTIASVFMAFYQPASQAMIADVVPPEHRTHIYSVFYMMVNIAVVIGPILGSVLFYNFTTETLLAIVCADLLLLFLLQKFGHETAPLVINPVLKKDAIRKSIGTVLIEQLKNYQVIFKDKIFFLYIIAGIIISQSFMQLDLLFPLYIKEVIGASDLFTFHFTGEQLFGVIVSINGFFVAALTVVVTRWMSHFREKFVFMNSSFLYAIAIFLFGISTGPWGAICAIILFSFAELMTVGLQQNFVSQLAPEDKRAMYFSAAGLRYTLGKVIAPLAITLAALIGYTSTFVIIGILALISGFIYFYMYAEFEKQRQA; the protein is encoded by the coding sequence ATGAAGTTTAAAACATGGGACATCAATTTAAAAGTAAGGCTTTTTGGGGAAGCACTACTCGATATTTCTTTTTGGATGGTCTTCCCCTTCTTAACAATTTACTTTTCGGAAAGCATTGGACGCGAACTCACCAGTGTTTTGCTCATTGTGTCGCAAATTTTGGCCGTTTTCACTGCACTTCTTGGTGGATACTTTGCGGATAACTTTGGTCGAAAGCGAATGATGAGTATTTCTGTTATTGGTGAAGGATTTGGCTTTCTTGTATTTGCGATTGGTGCACTTCATATAGTCGATTCACCTTACTTAAGTTTTGCTGGATTTACAATTGCGAGTGTTTTTATGGCGTTTTATCAACCAGCTAGCCAAGCAATGATTGCTGATGTCGTTCCACCAGAACATCGGACACATATTTATTCTGTTTTTTACATGATGGTGAACATCGCTGTTGTTATAGGTCCTATTCTCGGCTCTGTTTTATTTTATAATTTTACGACAGAAACATTACTCGCTATTGTTTGCGCTGATTTATTGCTTCTATTTTTATTACAAAAATTCGGCCATGAAACCGCGCCATTGGTAATTAATCCTGTGCTTAAGAAAGATGCTATTCGAAAAAGCATTGGCACAGTATTAATCGAACAATTGAAAAACTATCAAGTTATTTTTAAAGATAAAATCTTCTTCTTGTACATTATTGCTGGAATTATAATTTCCCAGTCCTTTATGCAACTGGATTTACTCTTCCCGCTTTATATTAAAGAAGTGATTGGTGCTTCTGACCTTTTCACATTCCATTTCACTGGTGAGCAACTGTTCGGTGTTATCGTCTCCATCAACGGTTTTTTCGTCGCTGCACTGACGGTCGTTGTAACTCGTTGGATGAGTCATTTTAGAGAAAAATTTGTCTTTATGAATTCTTCGTTCCTTTACGCAATTGCGATTTTCCTGTTTGGAATTTCAACTGGTCCATGGGGAGCTATTTGTGCGATTATTCTCTTTAGCTTTGCGGAATTGATGACAGTTGGTTTACAACAAAATTTTGTTTCACAACTAGCTCCAGAAGACAAACGAGCAATGTATTTCTCGGCGGCCGGATTACGCTATACGCTTGGTAAAGTGATTGCGCCACTTGCGATTACACTTGCGGCATTAATTGGTTACACCTCCACTTTTGTAATTATTGGTATTTTGGCTTTAATTAGTGGGTTTATTTATTTTTATATGTATGCAGAATTCGAAAAACAGCGCCAAGCTTAG
- the mreBH gene encoding rod-share determining protein MreBH, translating to MFGTTTIGIDLGTANILVYSKDKGIILNEPSVVALNTNDGTVLAIGHEAKEMIGKTPTSISAVRPMKDGVIADFDLTSGLLREIMRRISTSGIKKPNVVVCTPTGATSVERRAISDAVRSTGARSVVLIEEPVAAAIGADLPVAEPVANVIVDIGGGTSEVAIISYGGVVSSTSIRTGGDHMDEEIIQYIRKNYNLLIGQSTAERIKMELGYAPVEHVTKTAEIRGRDLLTGLPQTVQVSSTEIQSALSETLQRILEAIRNTLEMCPPELSGDIVDRGIILSGGGSLLQGFRDWLVEEIDVPVHMAPSPLESVAIGTGKSLVFADKLSKN from the coding sequence ATGTTTGGAACAACAACTATTGGAATTGATTTAGGTACTGCGAATATTTTAGTTTACAGCAAGGACAAAGGTATTATTTTGAATGAACCATCTGTCGTTGCGCTTAATACGAATGATGGCACAGTGCTTGCGATTGGTCATGAAGCAAAAGAAATGATTGGGAAAACCCCCACTTCAATTTCTGCTGTAAGACCGATGAAAGATGGAGTTATTGCTGATTTTGATTTAACTAGTGGGTTGCTGCGGGAAATTATGCGGAGAATTTCTACTAGTGGAATTAAAAAACCAAATGTCGTTGTTTGTACTCCAACTGGCGCAACATCGGTAGAACGTCGGGCAATTTCAGACGCGGTTAGATCGACTGGCGCACGTTCAGTTGTTTTAATTGAAGAACCTGTTGCCGCAGCGATTGGAGCTGATTTACCGGTAGCAGAACCAGTGGCAAATGTGATTGTCGATATCGGCGGTGGCACAAGTGAAGTGGCGATTATTTCTTATGGTGGGGTTGTTTCTAGTACATCTATCCGTACTGGTGGTGACCATATGGACGAAGAAATTATCCAGTACATCCGTAAAAACTACAATCTTTTAATTGGTCAATCAACTGCTGAACGAATTAAAATGGAACTTGGATATGCACCGGTTGAACATGTGACAAAGACAGCAGAAATTCGTGGACGTGATTTACTTACTGGTTTACCACAAACGGTTCAAGTAAGTTCTACAGAAATCCAAAGTGCTCTTTCTGAGACATTGCAGCGTATCCTCGAAGCGATTCGTAACACGCTCGAAATGTGCCCTCCTGAATTAAGTGGTGATATTGTAGACCGTGGCATTATTTTAAGTGGTGGCGGCTCTCTTCTTCAAGGTTTCCGCGACTGGCTTGTCGAAGAAATTGATGTCCCTGTACATATGGCTCCGAGTCCCCTTGAATCTGTTGCAATCGGAACCGGCAAATCACTTGTCTTCGCAGATAAACTTTCGAAAAATTAA
- a CDS encoding rhodanese-like domain-containing protein, with protein sequence MQTKKIELLETYLSLYINHFTVLESLGKENSRYVVLDVRNAPAHIKKDQIKGAIAMPAKDLANHLNQLDKNKIYVVYDWTGGTTLGKEALLILLSADFEAYELAGALEGWKGMNLPIEIL encoded by the coding sequence ATGCAAACAAAGAAAATCGAATTATTAGAAACTTATTTGAGCTTATATATCAACCACTTTACAGTTTTAGAAAGCCTCGGAAAAGAAAATTCCCGTTATGTCGTTCTAGATGTTCGTAATGCCCCAGCACACATCAAAAAAGACCAAATCAAGGGTGCCATCGCTATGCCAGCAAAAGATTTAGCCAATCACTTAAATCAATTAGACAAAAATAAAATTTATGTTGTTTATGATTGGACTGGTGGAACAACTCTAGGCAAAGAAGCTTTACTTATTCTCCTTTCCGCTGATTTTGAAGCCTATGAATTAGCCGGTGCTCTCGAAGGATGGAAAGGCATGAATTTACCAATTGAAATATTATAA
- a CDS encoding MarR family winged helix-turn-helix transcriptional regulator: MDNYSFVDRPSNQRIQLMNDVSEEDAIITELFLDFQWTYRNMQKVYDDVLDKNNLSESRFIILMFLKRAQNQELLPSVIAEKLGATRATVSKLLKAMELKGWIAKKTSTVDKRAIPVQLTEAGMNILEDFLPINFQTVHQLFDQLTLEEMQQFSYLLKKIKQGTANATQEMEQ; the protein is encoded by the coding sequence ATGGATAATTATTCTTTTGTCGATCGACCAAGTAACCAACGAATTCAACTAATGAATGATGTTTCTGAGGAAGATGCGATAATCACCGAATTATTCCTGGATTTTCAATGGACCTATCGGAATATGCAAAAAGTCTATGATGATGTGCTTGATAAAAATAATTTAAGCGAATCGAGATTCATCATTCTAATGTTCTTAAAGCGAGCACAAAATCAGGAGCTATTGCCCTCTGTCATCGCGGAGAAACTAGGGGCAACTCGTGCGACGGTTAGTAAATTATTAAAGGCAATGGAACTAAAGGGCTGGATTGCAAAAAAAACTTCCACGGTGGATAAGCGCGCTATCCCTGTCCAACTAACAGAAGCAGGAATGAACATATTAGAGGACTTTTTACCAATCAACTTTCAAACGGTACATCAATTGTTTGATCAACTAACTCTGGAAGAAATGCAACAATTTTCATATTTACTTAAAAAAATAAAACAGGGTACTGCAAATGCAACCCAGGAAATGGAGCAATAA
- a CDS encoding SDR family oxidoreductase: protein MHVFITGGTGFIGSLVVKELIEKGNQVTGLARSEESAKLLNDMGAEMLRGELTDLEVLKKGAIAADGVIHIGFSNDFSQYDQAVEMDLQAVRAIGSVLENTDKPFISTGGTLGISGLGRQGTEADQPPVAMPRGESENEVIDLANKGVRSAVVRLSPCVHDLDRHGLASILAQIAAEKGTSVYINEGNNVWPATHRADAAHLFCLALESAPAGTRLNGVAEEGISMKEIAETIAKNLDIPVKSVTSEEAEDYLGWFALSAVADNPMTSIITKKLLQWNPTHSPLIQDINAFYQK from the coding sequence ATGCATGTATTTATAACAGGAGGGACAGGTTTTATCGGATCATTAGTAGTCAAAGAATTAATCGAAAAAGGAAATCAAGTTACTGGTTTGGCTCGTTCTGAAGAATCAGCGAAACTTTTAAATGACATGGGGGCTGAAATGTTAAGAGGAGAATTAACCGATTTAGAAGTCTTGAAAAAAGGAGCTATAGCAGCAGATGGCGTTATTCATATTGGGTTTTCGAATGATTTTAGCCAGTATGATCAAGCGGTAGAAATGGATTTACAAGCTGTAAGAGCGATCGGTTCTGTTCTCGAAAATACAGATAAACCGTTTATCAGTACAGGAGGAACATTAGGTATTTCCGGTTTAGGACGCCAAGGAACAGAAGCGGACCAACCACCTGTAGCTATGCCAAGAGGAGAATCTGAAAATGAAGTAATTGATTTAGCTAACAAAGGTGTTCGCTCAGCTGTTGTGCGTCTATCGCCTTGTGTTCATGATCTTGATAGGCACGGTCTGGCATCGATATTGGCACAAATTGCAGCAGAAAAAGGAACATCCGTTTACATTAACGAGGGAAATAATGTATGGCCAGCAACCCACCGGGCGGATGCAGCTCATTTATTTTGCTTGGCGCTTGAATCCGCACCAGCTGGGACGCGTCTAAATGGCGTGGCAGAAGAAGGGATTTCTATGAAAGAAATTGCTGAAACCATCGCGAAAAATCTTGATATTCCGGTAAAAAGTGTAACGAGTGAAGAAGCAGAAGACTATTTAGGCTGGTTTGCACTTTCAGCAGTTGCGGATAATCCAATGACTAGTATAATCACAAAAAAATTATTACAATGGAATCCTACTCATTCACCCCTAATCCAAGACATCAATGCTTTTTACCAAAAATAA
- a CDS encoding MarR family winged helix-turn-helix transcriptional regulator encodes MQKYAEKIYVLVHRCHEQCLKLMRASNSSKEELNEIGINTRQGIILKYLFDEDGLTQREITKRLEITSSSSGELISKLEQAGFLEKRKNLNDKRTFNLYLTEKGHTQAKEYKESAVIELEAWATELTQDEKEQLFHLLGKLSNGLEKQIIQRQMEKF; translated from the coding sequence GTGCAAAAATATGCAGAAAAAATCTATGTTTTAGTGCATCGCTGTCATGAGCAATGTTTAAAATTAATGCGAGCGAGTAATTCTTCTAAGGAAGAATTAAACGAGATTGGCATTAACACGCGCCAAGGTATTATTTTAAAATATTTATTTGATGAAGATGGATTAACACAAAGAGAAATAACGAAGCGGCTGGAAATTACTTCTTCATCCAGTGGGGAACTTATTAGCAAATTAGAACAAGCTGGCTTTTTAGAAAAGCGGAAAAATTTGAACGATAAGCGTACGTTTAATTTATACCTTACTGAAAAAGGACACACACAGGCAAAAGAATATAAAGAAAGTGCAGTTATTGAATTAGAAGCGTGGGCAACAGAGCTAACGCAAGATGAAAAAGAGCAACTATTCCATCTGCTCGGAAAACTGAGTAATGGTTTAGAGAAACAAATCATACAAAGACAAATGGAAAAATTTTAA
- a CDS encoding DUF871 domain-containing protein, with the protein MRKLGISVFPQHVSLEASLEYIETAAKYGFSRIFTCLISANDEAEFAKLETICKRAKELGFDVIADVDPTVFESLNITYKELDRFKELGLAGLRLDLGFSGSEEAAMSFDDTDLKIELNISNGTRYVENILSYQANVGNIIGCHNFYPRKYTGLSREHFLRTSKQFKDLNLRTAAFVSSNSGEFGPWFVVDGGLPTMEEHRGMDITVQAKDLWNTGLIDDIIVGNMFASEDELRALSELNRNELQLAVEFLDGATDVEKEIVLTQKHFNRGDASAYVLRSTMTRVNFKQYDFQPHDTETIAKGDVTIDNNGYERYKGEMQVALQEMENSGNTNIVARIVPEERYLLDTILPWQHFRLVEK; encoded by the coding sequence ATGAGAAAATTAGGAATTTCCGTATTTCCACAACATGTATCATTAGAGGCATCGTTAGAATACATTGAAACAGCAGCAAAATATGGCTTTAGCAGAATCTTTACTTGTCTAATTTCTGCAAATGACGAGGCAGAATTTGCTAAGTTAGAAACAATTTGCAAACGCGCGAAAGAATTAGGTTTTGATGTTATTGCTGATGTTGATCCAACGGTTTTTGAATCTTTAAACATCACTTATAAAGAATTAGATCGTTTCAAAGAATTAGGGCTTGCAGGATTACGCCTTGATTTAGGTTTTTCTGGTTCAGAAGAGGCAGCGATGTCTTTTGATGATACAGACCTAAAAATCGAATTAAATATTAGTAACGGTACTCGTTATGTTGAAAATATCTTATCTTATCAAGCAAATGTAGGAAATATTATTGGCTGTCACAACTTCTACCCAAGAAAATATACTGGTCTTTCCAGAGAACATTTCTTACGTACAAGTAAACAGTTTAAAGACTTAAACCTACGTACAGCGGCTTTCGTATCTTCTAATAGTGGCGAATTTGGCCCATGGTTTGTTGTAGATGGAGGGCTGCCAACAATGGAAGAACATCGTGGCATGGACATCACCGTACAAGCGAAAGACTTATGGAACACCGGCTTAATTGATGATATTATTGTTGGAAATATGTTTGCTTCAGAAGATGAGTTACGCGCTCTAAGCGAACTAAACCGTAATGAGTTACAATTAGCGGTTGAATTTTTAGATGGTGCGACTGATGTAGAAAAAGAAATTGTTTTAACTCAAAAACATTTCAATCGTGGCGATGCTTCTGCCTACGTGCTTCGTTCAACAATGACACGCGTGAATTTTAAACAGTATGATTTCCAGCCGCATGATACAGAAACAATCGCAAAAGGGGACGTAACGATCGACAACAACGGTTACGAACGCTATAAAGGCGAAATGCAAGTAGCGCTTCAAGAAATGGAAAACTCCGGCAACACGAATATCGTTGCTCGAATTGTCCCAGAAGAACGCTATTTACTAGATACTATCTTACCGTGGCAACACTTTAGATTGGTTGAAAAATAA
- a CDS encoding PTS lactose/cellobiose transporter subunit IIA: MELEQTIMQLIVHGGNAKSDAMLAIEAAKKGDFDAADEQIKNAEAALLEAHHSQTSLIQGEARGEKAEVSLLLVHAQDHLMNAITFKDLAKEIVDLYRSK; this comes from the coding sequence ATGGAATTAGAACAAACAATTATGCAATTAATCGTACACGGAGGAAACGCTAAAAGTGACGCAATGCTAGCAATCGAAGCGGCAAAAAAAGGGGATTTTGACGCAGCAGATGAGCAAATCAAAAATGCAGAAGCGGCTTTACTAGAAGCACACCATTCACAAACTTCTTTGATTCAAGGAGAAGCTCGCGGTGAAAAAGCTGAAGTATCTTTACTTCTAGTTCATGCACAAGACCACTTAATGAATGCAATTACTTTTAAAGATTTAGCAAAAGAAATTGTTGATTTATACCGTTCTAAATAA
- a CDS encoding PTS sugar transporter subunit IIB, with amino-acid sequence MKNIMLVCSAGMSTSLLVKKMTEAIEKQQVNATVIAVAEADFDKYRNNVDVVLLAPQVRFLEKNLKRVLDPIGIPVSIINGIDYGTMDGEKVLNDALAMIDQ; translated from the coding sequence ATGAAAAACATCATGTTAGTTTGCTCGGCCGGTATGTCTACAAGTCTTCTCGTGAAAAAAATGACAGAAGCTATCGAAAAACAGCAAGTTAATGCCACTGTTATTGCAGTAGCAGAAGCAGATTTTGATAAATATAGAAACAATGTAGATGTCGTTTTGTTAGCGCCGCAAGTTCGTTTTCTAGAGAAGAACTTAAAACGCGTACTGGACCCCATAGGGATTCCAGTTTCGATAATTAATGGTATTGATTACGGAACGATGGATGGGGAAAAAGTGCTAAATGATGCACTAGCAATGATCGACCAATAA